One window from the genome of Pieris rapae chromosome 8, ilPieRapa1.1, whole genome shotgun sequence encodes:
- the LOC110992099 gene encoding baculoviral IAP repeat-containing protein 5 translates to MENPSLFMVEERAKTFKNWPFSDKDRCNIRNMAEAGFYSVATGVEDADAAKCFLCGKELDGWESTDDPWEEHKSHAARCAFVQLGKKEDDLLLPEYLSIVKQYMINDIKRMADLAKEDIADKEEEVRRRCSGRK, encoded by the exons ATGGAAAATCCTTCGTTATTTATGGTGGAGGAGCGagctaaaacatttaaaaattggcCATTTAGTGACAAAGATCGGTGTAATATCCGTAACATGGCAGAGGCTGGATTCTACTCCGTTGCTACTGGAGTCGAAGATGCTGATGCTGCTAAATGTTTCCTATGTGGTAAGGAGTTGGATGGTTGGGAGTCGACTGATGATCCGTGGGAAGAACACAAGAGTCATGCAGCGAGATGTGCATTTGTTCAACTCGGGAAAAAGGAAGACGATTTATTG cttcCAGAGTATCTGTCCATAGTCAAACAATATATGATAAATGATATTAAGCGAATGGCAGATCTTGCCAAGGAAGACATTGCTGACAAAGAAGAAGAAGTAAGACGACGGTGTTCTGGACGAAAGTAA